The nucleotide sequence CCGCGTATAAGGAGGTTCTCATCATAGCAACTCGTCCTCGAATCTTATGAAGGAGGCCCTTCCTAGTTGCCAGGTCAAATATTTGGTGAAGCAGATCAATTGCAAGGACGAAATAGCAAGAATCGGCGACCATGTTTGACCATGTTTGATGGGAGTTCCGGGCATACCAGTGAGCGGGAAACGTGAGGAACAAAGCAGAGCGACAATCCAATCACGGAATTTGCAAGGGAAGCCCTTTCGTTGCAAGAGGTCGATGATGAATTCCCATTTGATAGAGTCGAAGGCATCTGTTGTTTTCTTTTCTGTTAAAAAAGTGTTAATCcatttttcttctctctattttccttttctatttaaAAAGTTTTAATCCAAGCTTGAGTAGACCCACTGAACTCGAGTGTTATCCTGGAAAGTTGATTTGTTCCTATACTACTTGTGTGTTAGTTGGGAAATGAATGCTCAGCAGTGTTGGAAACTGACATGTCCAGAATTCGTGGAATAAAGAATGTCTATCAGGCCAACAAAAGATCAAAAAACCCTTGCAGCCTGCACGCCAAATCTGTGCTTTTCCTCTCTAACTGAATTATATTTTTGGCGCTGATCGAACAACTGTGTGAgctgaaaaggaaaaaagaaacgcCTTGTTTAGGAAAAACCGCACGCAGAACTATTCTGCACTCTTTTTTGGGATGTTTTCTGCAGGCTGCAGTCCCCTGTCATTTTCCCTGCACACACAGGAATTGTTTTCTGCATCCTCGCACTTGCTGCCATTTGTACgctctcgcaaaaaaaaaagcgcATGAGGAACGAAGCAAAAAATAATAATCATATTCAGACATctgagaagaaaaaatagaaaaatggaaATGGAAAAATGGGCACTGTGACAAGTGCGATGGTCCTGTGAATGCACATGACCGCAATACAGTGGTACATGCTGAGCCCCGAGTAGTGAGGTCGTGAGGAGTGAATGCACATGGCTGCAAATGTGCAATACAAGAATGCAAATACGTATTTATGTTTGAGTAGAAACCAAAATGTTCAATGTGAACAGTGCAATGGCACTGTGATCGCACATGACCGCAGTGGCATATGCTGAGGAGCGAGGGCCAGCAGTAAGCCAGTAAGTGCATTTTTGGCTATTCGGCCGTAGGTATACCCCATCCATGAGGACACACGGATGAGACCCAACAAAATAAATACTATCTTGAACAATTCACTGCTTCTTTCTGGCCCCAACCAGCTCAGTAGCTCACCCTCGCCAAATGCAAGTATAGTAGTACTGCATGATGGTGGGATTCATGTTTAACCGGAAAGGTTATCTTAAGTACCCCGAATCCGGGACGAACCTCGACGATAAGAAGATGGTGAAAACTTGTGTGCAACGAACGGGTTTCCCGCTGCCCTCAGATCCGCTTTGGAACGGCGTAGAATGTGAATCCCCGTACGCTTCAGATCCGCTTTGGAGTACTGTCGCATCCTTCACCAGCGACTTGGTTCTGTCCGTTGCTGAGATGTTTTTTCTACTGCTACAATACAGCTGTTGACTCGGACAGAAGGATCGACCGTGGCTTGTTCGTCTGACCTGGACTTTGGCTATGCCATGTGTCGCTGTGTGTGCATCTTCACGGTTTGTATCAAGTGATGTAACACACAGTAGTATATACTCCAACCAATTGGTCGCCGAATTCAATCCTGTCACCGTCGAAGAGAGGTGCGTCTCTTCTGTGCTGCCAACCCATCGGCGTCGAGCGACTGCTTCGACAGACAGATAGATTTTGGTACTGCTTGCGGCTAGGATGTGGTCTATAACGACCGTCAGAAACATGTATGATTGGTATGCATCGATCGATCCTTCTTTTTAGCGTTGCATCATTATCAAACTTGGCTGCTCACCATGATCACACTACAACAAGGTGAAAGAAACGTTTCAATATGGAAaaaaaataagtgaatctacactgtaaaatacgTCTATAAACAtacgtatgtagtctatattgaaatctctaagaagacatatttagaaacagagggagtacaagtcaCGTACGTCTCGACCTCCACCTCATGCCTCTCTCGCGCGAGGTGTTTGAGGATtttgtgcctctcgccggcgccggctcAGGGCTTCGTCTTTCATGGTCTTAGGGTCATGAAGGCGTGGTGGATCTCGGCACGTGCCGACAGGAGGGTTCCTGCTCTATTTTTGATGTTCTTTTGTGTTCATTTAGGGTTTGTGTCTTGCTTAGGAAGACGAGATGGTGACGGCTGCCTTAAGTTGGAATAAGGTACTTCCCGTCTAGTCTCCATTATGGTGGTGCGTCCAGCGTCATCGGAGGTGTGTGGAGGTGTTTGTCCAACGGTTCCCACGGGATTCGGTCGGCgttttgtctttggtggatctggTCTTCGTTGGTTCGTGCTCGTGTGTCTTtagtttggatccttccgatctacactTCTCTTTATCGGCAGCGGTTCCtgttctggtgtgctggtcctattgggtcttagcacgacgacttttcgactgtctactacaacaaggtttgcctgaCTTcaatgaggaagagatgatgatgGAGACGCGCCTTCGATTTGCTCTAGTGTTTGTAGTCGTCTCTAGATGGTCAATGTACCTAGATGTAATTTTTACTTCTAGTATTCTTTGTATTGACTTGATAGATGATGAATATATATTTGCTCATGCTGGACCCGCCCAATTGCTCTAATCCCAAACGTCGACGAACCATCGACGAAGGGCACGGACCCTGCATCATTAGTTAACTGATTAACGATGGATTAGTACACTGGTTAAGGTGGCGTGTGCGCATGCGTGAACTAATATAACGGGCATGCACTGTCTCGATCGGTCACTCCATCGAGCAATCCCGTGATCCCGTTCCGTTTTAATTTTTAATTAGATCCGTCCTAACAGTCATGCACGTATGCAGCTCAAACATGTGCGTTGCTAGGCAAGTGTCGTCCGCGTTGATTGATTTTAAGAGGATGGAACTGGCCTTATTTTGTTTCAATCAAATCATACCACGCATGCGGAAGCATGGATGGGCGCACGCCAGGGAAGCAGGCAAGTCTCGTTCGCATTGCTATGTCACTGATTTGCCGAGTACCAAGAATTAGGGGCGGACCATCTGGTAATAGGATCTTAAACTCCATGCGTGCACGTCTAGCCTCTAGATTTACGAGACTCCCAAACGGCAGCTTAGTTAATTACGTGCAGTTTAGGTTTCAATtcacacgacacgacacgacacgacacgacgaGCGACCAACCGACGCTTTGCACCCAAGACGCGATGCTAGCCGCTCATTTGACCTGTGAGGAGGAGGAACGGACGGCCATGTCCCCGTCCGCCTGTCTCTCCGATCCGATGCTACACTCGCGAATGGAAATTGCTTCAGGGACGACACTTTACGCACGATCTGCAAACGATGTTCCTCTCCAACAGCACTAGCATCAgctaaaaaaagaaaacaaataacctCCTGCGTGCACACTCACTGCTGGCCCTCCACGTAGGATCGTGCAGCCGTCGGCTGTAATCTTGTCGTCTGTATAGCAACGCCGATCAGATCGTCCAGCATGCCGATCTGACCCCGTCTGTCGTGAATGGTGGGCTATATCAGAAACAAGCAGAACAATGCCGATCTGGTGCTCTCTGTGTTGCCACGTGACACTACCGCACACACAACGGTCGTCCGGCTTGTGCGCGCGGGGGCACTTCTCAAGTGTTGCAATCGAGCGGTGTGTGTGTTACATGGTCGTCGATTGATGCGCACGCCACTACCGTCCACCATGCCAAAATTAAGAGAGGGGCGAACAGTGAGGGCCACCTGGGTTTGGATGTCCCCACCTACGTAACAACGCGAAGTTAGAGCATCTATAGTCGGACATTGCAAATTTGACCCCTTAAACTCCCGTGGTGGCCGGGCGTGTTCGTTTTGAGTCCCTGTTTATCCGTCCGCGTAGTCACACTATTCATTTTTGTTCTCttaaactagcaagatgcccctgcgttgcacgaaacattaagatgcatttgtatgagtagtttatcttttaagagagaaaagaaaaaacgaGGGAAGACcatatttgcaaatatggagaggagtgctggtaaattgtcatagtttgcttcctatccgttatatatagatcggacggcctattgcaggatgataggcacaccatcatcaccaactctgctttctaTAAGAATAGAGAGATATGTCTGGTCACTTGCACATAATTGGTGAAGATGAAGAAAGAGAAATAAAAAacgaataaagaaagagaaaaggtggtCTGAGGTGGGGCCGCGTCTTATGTGATGGAATGCCCGAGCATGTTCGCGAGCCCTCATATCATCCCCATATGAGGGTTTCTGGACAGTCGGACATATAGAGATGATATGAGAGATCCGATTGGGTCATGTTTTTCCTTCTCACTTCTGGCGGGACGCGTTCGTGGGCATATGAGGGATGATTTGAGGCGTAGATGCTCTTAACGGAGGGTACTTGCCCCTTAGCCTCGTGTTTTTTAAAACAGTGAGAGGAACGACTGAAGATTGATCCAGTGGTGTGATTGGGCTTTCCCCCTCTATAGGCTCTCTACCCGCCGAATGCCACGAGAAAATGAGTGGACCACGCCCATGGACTCGGGATCCAAAATGAGTGACCAAGGGACATGCTCCAAgccatgtcatgtcatcatgtgaagaagtggaagatgaagaagaagaagaggggaacgactTGACCCTGATCCGCCACTAGTATAGAACCGGAGAAAACAATAATGCAAGCTCGCTGGGTGCCTTATCCTACACCGAATTCCATCTCTAGAGTATATAGACTAGGAGAAGCACATCGCATTGCAGAGACAAGACAGACAGAGGCATGATTGCGCTCGCATACTCATGCCCCGCGTCGACAGTGACGCAGACCCGTGTATGCGTGTGTGTCGGTCGGATCCGCTTCTGTCCGTCGGTGACACCAAAAGAATAATCACATACAGTACGATGGATGGCTCTTGTTTGGTCCATATATGTTTCTGGAGCTGTGGGGTGCAGATTAAACACAGGTGCTTGAGATATTATTACCTCGTGGTTTGTCTGGTTCAGTTCGTTCTAACTCAAGAGAGTTCCTTCATCATGATGATGATGGCAAATGGTTGGCATGACGATGACCTGATTGGTGAGCTCTTTTGAAACGGCCACTGTCAGGTATTCTCGCAGAAAGAAAAGGATAAAAACTGCCATGCAATACTACAGATCTCCATCTGTACATCCTGAAATCCCCTGCGCGCGGTTGTTGGCCTGCTTGACAAAAGTGGTGTTATACAATACACGCAGATGTAGCGGCGAGCGAAAGCGATTGGTGGCAGCCCCTGCACGCACGACTAAGCACTAAGCAGATGATGATCCAGATCATCAGATTTTCACATCTTCTCCaatgaaaaaaaaagaggagaaaagacATTCATGATTCAGCACAACAGATATGACTGCATGCAAACGGGTAAGGTTTTATTATCAGCAGTTGCACCCCTCCTCGCAGGGTTGCTGCATTTGCATTGCAGCCCCAGAACATGGGTTCCCACGTAGGGTCTGAAGAAACATTGTGGTACATGGATTCTGTTGTGAATCTTCTTCAGTGGACAGGAATACCACACTGTCAGGCCAAAGTTACAAGTGGGCCACTCAGTTTCTCAGCAGCCAAGGAGAAATAAATCCATCAGTCAGACGAAAGAGTCAGGCTCAGAGCCCTGGCATCAGAAAAATTCTCCACCTGACAATTGATCTTCAGTTAGTGGCGACAGCACTGAACATCCCGTTGCCACTCGGCAGAGAAGTCTTCGGGGAACTATTCACGAGTCCACAGCACCATCTCGACCAACATGCTTATGCCAATCATCTTCTCGAAGAACCACGGAAGGGCTAGTGGTGCCGGAGTTTGTGAATGCGCACGAAGCTTTCCAGATTGGGACCAACATTTTGACCGGCGGACGCAGTTTCTGCTCATTCAGACCACAGGGTTCCCGAGAGTACATTTCAAAAATCAGTGAAGAAGGCGGGATTTACCTGAAAAACGAGCGTCGTGATCTCGCCTTCGTCGCATGGAAGCAATGCCAAGCTCCAGTAGCAGGTAACAGGGGCCACGCACTCGTTCAGCACCCGCTTTAGGATCTTGCCATGGGCACAGACTTGCGATGCGCTCGTCCACTGTGAAAGATAACATAGATGTAAAAGAGATAAAATTACTCCCTCCGATTCCAAAATACGTGCCGTGATTTTACTTCAAAATAAAACACAAAACAACTTGATCCGTTGTCAATCTTGTCACTAAAACACATTTGAATCCGTGTTGCTAGGAGCCTAAGAAACTCATGAGATAAATTGGCCATGTAGCAACCAGAGCGCATGAGCGAAATAACAGAAGCTCGGTCATAGTACCTTCGACAACAAGGCACAACAAACACTTGCAAGAAGGAGCATTGTACGGTTCATGCTAACTCAAAGAGTTCTTCATGATGAGGATTATGATGGCATGGTTGGCATGATGATGACCTGATTGCTGAGCTCTTTGGAAACAGCCGCCGTCAATGTCAATTACACTACACATCTCCACCTGCAGATCCTGAGATCCACTGGGCGCGGTTGTTGCTCTGATCAACAAAAAATGATGTACAGGCACAGTGCAGCGGCGAGCCAGAACGCTCAGTAGATGCTTAATGTTTCATCTTGGTAAGCTGTAGCCTGATGATCCAATCTGTTATATTTTCACATCTTCtccaaggaaaaaaagaaaaaaaaaagaaatttactGCAACGGATATGACTGCATGCAAGTGTCCAAGATTTTATCATCAGCAGTTGGACCATCCTTACAGTGTCACTACATCTGCACCCCAGAACATGGATTCCCAACTAGGAACTGAAAAAAGCATTGTGGTACATTCTGTTGTGAATCTCCTTCAGTGGACAGAAATACCACATGGCCAGGCCAAAGTTACAAGTGGAGCATTCAGTTTCTTCTGCAGGTAAAGAGAAATAATTCGGTTGGACCCCTGTTGGTATCACCAAAATCCTCCACTTGACAATTTATCTTCAGTTAGTGGTGACACAACTGAACATCCTGTTGTCACTCGGCAGAGAGAGAGGTCTTCAGGGAACTATTCAGGAATCCacagcaccatctcgatcaacatgCTTATGCCAATCACCTTCTCGAAGAAGCATGGAAGGGCTAATGCTGCTGGAGTTTGTGAATGCGCACAGAGCTTTCCAGATTGGGAGCAACAGTTTGATGGGTGGACGCAGGTTCTGCACATTAGGCTCTTTCAGACCACAGGTTCCTGACATTGCATTTAAAAATCAATTGAAAGCAGGCAAGAGTTACCTGAAAAACGAGCATGATCTCGTCTTCATCGCGTAAAAGCAATGCCAAGCTCCAGTAGCATGTAACAGGGGTCACACACTCATTCAGCACCGGCTTTAGGATCTTGCTGATGGGCACAAACTTGCGATGTACTAGTCCACTACGAAAGATAACATAGATGTAAAAGAGATAAAAGGATGAAGAAGCCTCTATTTTCTGTACCTTGTAATAATATAataaaagaatggaaatggcaagaAGCCAATCAGACAGTGATCATTTTTAGCTAACGCAAAACAACTTCATCCATTGCAAATCTTGTCACTAACAAGTACTGACAAGAGAGCAGTACTTCGTCCTCTGCTTTCTGTACTTTGTATTATATTATGAAATAGAATAATGGAAACGGCAATAAGCAATCAGGCAATGATAATTTCTAGTTAACGCAAAACAACTAATCTGTTGCAAATCTTGTCACTAAATAAGTACAAACAAGACAGCAGTACTTCATTTCTGCTAAAGTGCCAATTACTACTTATTTCATTAGGTATCCAAAGCCTTTAATTCCATATATCTGTTTGCAATTGTTGAAGTGTTGTTGCAATGTTATAAATGTTTGAAGAGTGACAAATGCTGACAGCAAGAGTGGAATCTCGATGCACACATGAATGACTCCAGAATGGTTCTTTCATACCTCTAAAAGTGTTGTTCTAGCTGAATCCCGAAATTTGGCATAATCATTAACGACTCTGCAAATATAAGCATTTTCAACGCGGATGTTGATAAACAAGAGTATCTCATTGTTATGCAACCTTAAGGTGAAAGTTCGCATGCAAAGCACAAAAATGGGATAAAGAAGAAACAGCATCAGCGCCCAACCTTTCTTCACAGGCTTGTATTGCAAGCATTTAGCGGCGATAGCAGAAAACGGAACACTCCAAAAGGAACCAAGGCATAAACTCTCCTGAAACATTTAAGCACTGCAAGTCATTAGAGTGGGACAATCGAATGCATGAAAATTCCATTAACCTACACCACCTGAATGTAAACCACAGTTTGATGATAGCATCATCAGTACGGCATTTCTAATATGACTTTTTTAGGAACCTGACAcatttctttgcatctgcatctttaTTGCTAAGAGCCCCAAAAGCTCATGAAAACATATGAACACCTGATTCGAGCAGCGGAATAGTGAAAAATCAATCAGCCATACTTGGGTTTTGACTTTTGCGAATGATTCTGAGAAAACTACCTGTGACAACAAGGTACGGCAAACATTCGCAAGAAGAAATATCGCACCGACATATGAAAACAGCACCCGGAATGCACTCCTCTCGACAAAGACATCATGAATATTAACTCCACTCTCGCAGCGGTGCATGTATCTGTACATGCCACTGGAAACCCCCTGCGCTTGCTGCTGCATGGTCACAGCGCATCAAACGATCCCGAGTCAGCTTCTTGTACAGGTCACAGTCACAGTCACACGACACCTACAGCACATCAGCATCAGGCGCCAGCAAGTTAATCATGCTACGTTCTGAACTGGCCAAAGGAATAGCAAGCGCCACACTGACGCAATACAGATGATCTTGAAAAAGGAACCAGATCATTGCACACAACAGAGTCTCACGGTCGAAAAAGCAGAAGAAAAGTAATTCATCTTAGCTCCTCGTGGGTGAAAGATTCATGCACACACACACGGTAATGTCGAAGGAACAATAACGTACGCAGCCAACAACACTAGACACCAGTAATAACCTGCATCAGCACTGGGAAAAGGAAGAGATACATTTCGAGATAGTTGACGAAATTAAGATTTGGGGCGGTGGAACAAAAAAATCCTTGACCAATCTATCTACGCACTTAGGGCTTGGGGAGTTGGGCGTACCTAGCCGGTAGGAGTGGAAGAAGGTCTTCGGCCGAGTGGACGATCCACCACGGTGTCCTCCCTTGGTGCTTGCTCCCGCAGCCGCTCGACGGCGCTCGTGCCGCCGTGCCGGTCTCTCGCCAGGTTCGGGTTTGACGCTCCCTAACCGTCGGTCTGGCCCCTGACGGAAATAGAATTTCGCACTGGACGCGGAAGAGGACGCAGAATAGAATTTTGCTGATTGTTCAGCACGACCTGACCGCATTCAACACAAAATTTTTTTTTGTTCTCTCTTGAAATTTGGGGTCATGGTCTTGGCAAGTGGTCTTTCATGGATCCTGAAAATTGTATCTTTTGTTAACCATTTGTTTCTTGAGTAGAATTGCCTTTCTGTACCTATTTTTTTAGACTGGAAACATTTGGCTACATAGCAGTATCAATCCATTAATACCAACTGATCATCACATCGTGGTTTACAGAAATCATTATAAGTTTACAACAGTCTAATGCAAACAAGAGAATGCGTCCCCAATTGGAGCTTACACAAATCGATGCTCCCTGCTGCAATCTACAGAGGCTGTTACAGCATGCAAGTGTTGAGGTACAGAGTAAACATTATACAGTGTCCGAAGCTACTGTTCTCGTCTAGTCGTCTAGAGATCTTTGGGCACGAGTCACGGATGATTCACCATTTCCTCGCGCGCTTCTCCTTCCTCCATTCCCATGGCTTCTCAGGGTTCGGCAGCGCCCACAGGCCCAACCCGCTCACCCACGCCTGCTTCTCCCACTGAACAAATTTCAGTCTGTCAAGGTCTTTTCAAGTGTATATATATGGTAGTTGGTAGGTTGAAGAAATGCTCAGAGTGCGCTATACTGCTCTTCAGTCATGTGAACCGAAGCTGCCAAGCAAGTCACATTGCTTACCTCTGCGAGCTCAGGCCGTCGATCATACGCAGAGTAGTGCCATGTGAGGCCTTTCTTCAGCATGTGTTCCTGTTTTAAAAGCAAGATATGAAAACTTGATTGTTTCTTAGTTGAAAAGTCGCAAAATGGTTAACAGGCCCATAAGTATGCATGTATGCATGTATCTTCATACGAGGAAATACATCATGTTTCGTGCAGAATTTAATAGTAATATTTGAGGCTTGTTGATTCGATTTATGTTCTGGTGAAAGTTCTGAGAATTTTCAAAATCTTAAATACATACAGTTTCATGTACTGTAAATGTGCAGTTTCATGATTATTGATCTTTTAATAAGAAAACCAAACAGCACATGGAGCATACATAATTCAGTACTTGCATAGGTTATTTCCAGCATAACAGACCTCGAAAAGGTGACTCTGACGTGACAATAGAGTATGACATATTACCTGCACGAAGACACCATTGCAGACAACATCTCCAACTAATCGACCGTACCGGTCAGTATCACATATGGAAACCTTTAAGGTTCTTCCCTTCACCAGCCTCACCAGCTCCTCTTTTGCCTCTTTACCATAAGGCATCGAGTTCTCTGGTGCATCAATCCCTCTGCATTGCATCGTTTCGTTCTATAATATCTCAACTCCAGTCCAATAAGAACAAACAAAGCCCTTGACCATCGATTGGGACCAAGATGTGGGACAAACCTTAGCCTGATCCGGTACTTCTTCGCGAGAACATGTTTCCCTGTCAAGTCAGGAACTTGCCTGCACTTAGAAGAAGCTTCAGAACTGTCAGCAGGTGAGACCGCACAGAAATAGACAGTTGCCTGATGTTAATTTTTGAAGTTACCTATATCCGGCATCCACTATGATCTTATGTAGCATATCAGCCTTCTCATAGTTCTTGGCCGTCCGCGCCTTGGTTCGCTCTGCGGCGGCTTGCTGAACTTCACGGGGCACGTTGGCGGACTCACGAGGGTCAGCCGCGTCAACATACACTGTGATTGTGTCACCGTCGGCCACCGCCTTCGCATCCACCTAAGAAGCTACCACACAAATCTGTGAGCAATATGCCTTCGGGGCCAATGCAGAAGGAGACACCAAGACAGGGAGGCCTTACAGGGAGCGTGTGCAGCTCATACTTTACACCGTAAAATTTGGGCATGGGAATGTAAGCACCAGATGCCAATGAAACTCTCCAAAAGGAGCCCAGAAATGGCACCTTCCCTCGCAAGAAGGAAATCAAGACATGGAATTAGCTAATGATTCAGTCAATGCAGCACAGTTCTTCGGCAACTGGATCTGCAATGCTACTGATACCCTAGGGAAGGATCAACAGCCAATCGAGGCATACAGAAAAAAAATAATCTTTGGCGCCGCTGGGGATGGGATTCAGGCATTCAGCTTCTGAGATTATATCAATACCTTGGGGAGCAGGGTGTGGCGAGAGGCCGCGACGAGGAGGATGGCGCCGACGAAGCACAACAGAGGCTTCGACGCGCGCCTCCTGGCGGCGCCGCCATGGGCACGGGCTCCCCTGTCGCGGCGAAGAAGCCTGCGAGTGTGAGAGGCGTACATGCCACCAGGCGCTTGGACTGGCGGAACACCCTCGGGCGCCGCGCCGCGTGGAGCCGGGCCTGGGGGACGCCGAGGCTGCCCACTCCGCGCGGGGGGCAGCAAGGGAGGCTAGCCGGCGCCGGGCAAGGACCGGTCAGCCAGCAGCGTgtgggtgcggcggcgcggcgttcGAGCCGAACTGGGCTTTTTTTTTTCAGTGCAGGCGGATGCGGGTGGTGGGACGTATGACATAACCCATGGGCCGTATATTCGTGTACGTGGGCTTGCACGGTTCTAAAGCCATGTTGGGACCGGGCCGTGGCAGCCGTCATCAACTTCACATCTTCATACCCTGTAAAAATCCCCTAAAAAATACCCTGTAAAAAATGAAAtcacatttccatagccattttcaTTATCATAGCCTCCATCCCCATTAGATTAATTACTTGTAATCAAAATTCCATCGTGAGGCCCATGGAATTACAATAGACCTTCACCACCGTCCTGAAGATTGCGGTTGGTAAAAAAAAAGTCCCACTAGCcccatatgtatgtatgtatgtatcctcAAGCTccgagagaaagaaagaaaacaaaaacataGCTATTATGACGACCCATTTCTAAAATACTcggtcttatatttgtttacaaagGGAGTATTTTTCCACCCCAAAAAAGTATGGTGCAAATTACCGCTATGGTGAGACTACATAGTCGAAAGTGTAATCAACTCTTATTTACAGTACACAGTATCTCTTGATCACAACAACATGAGCGAGGGAATTTATGATTCTTTTTAAACAGACCATGAAAATTTCCTGAAATGGTAAGTTGGCCTTGGTGCAAAGGTAGACAGCACAAAGGTTGTTCTTGCTGGCCCGGGTTCAAAGTCTCACGCTGCAATTTCTCCTAAAAGAATAcggaaatgataaatcccgaacattcggattttaagcatggcaatccgaacgatTTTCATGGCAACTTTAGTCCACGCGAGGTTGgcaaacatggcaattttctgacaaaaaaaAATGAACTGGGACAATGTTGCCATGTTttaacaactaaagttgccacctcACGTCAACTAAAATTGACATGAAAAACCGTTCGGGAtgacatgcttaaaatccaaacattcgggatttatcaGGGTCCGGCAGAGTGGCTTCTAGTTCCCCCTTTTCATTCTTTGTTTCAAAAAAGTTTCCTTAAATGAAAGCACGATGTCATTTCATGAATTTCATTATTTTTTTCTGAATTTCACTACAGTTTTTGCATGGAAATGTTCCGTCATTTGCCCGTTcatggaagaaaaacaaaagactATTTGGACAGGATCATGAACATATTTCTCCAAAGATTTTCATCACAAAACAAACCATGTCTGGAATGATCTCTACTTACTTATATATACATAAATGTTCTGGTTCTGCCAAACTCAAATAATCTTAACCATCAGTGCAGCTATATCCCATGCAGTATATTCAGAAATTACTAGCAGGATTAAAAGTTCATTCTGTCATTACATTCAAGAAAATCCATGCATACTTTCTACATTCTGGATAAACGGCAGCACAACTGAACCCTGTCCGCCAAGGGGATACATCGTGATTTCACATTCTGGAATGCTAAATGATCAAAAGGCACATACCGGCCAGATTGGTGTGTTCCTCTCATCCTCTGATTTGCTAGCATACTTCTCTGTATCTACCACAGTTCTTTCTCACTGTTGTCCCACTGGCTACGCTGATGTAAGCAGGCCATACGGATACTAGAATTTGAACAGCTTATTGTGTACCTTCAACACTAGCCGGCACGTCAACGAGACTCTTGTGGTGGTCCTGTGGAAGGTGCCACTTGGCTCAGAGCTAGCACTGCTATCTGCTTTGCCTGGGCTGTAATCATAGCTTAGATGCTTGAATTGCGGGCACTGTGAGATATTTGCAACCTGTAGAATG is from Triticum aestivum cultivar Chinese Spring chromosome 3A, IWGSC CS RefSeq v2.1, whole genome shotgun sequence and encodes:
- the LOC123060307 gene encoding probable staphylococcal-like nuclease CAN1, translating into MYASHTRRLLRRDRGARAHGGAARRRASKPLLCFVGAILLVAASRHTLLPKVPFLGSFWRVSLASGAYIPMPKFYGVKYELHTLPVDAKAVADGDTITVYVDAADPRESANVPREVQQAAAERTKARTAKNYEKADMLHKIIVDAGYRQVPDLTGKHVLAKKYRIRLRGIDAPENSMPYGKEAKEELVRLVKGRTLKVSICDTDRYGRLVGDVVCNGVFVQEHMLKKGLTWHYSAYDRRPELAEWEKQAWVSGLGLWALPNPEKPWEWRKEKRARKW